A portion of the Paenibacillus hamazuiensis genome contains these proteins:
- a CDS encoding sulfate ABC transporter substrate-binding protein: MSRSNQPIVANWKKWSALTLLSLSLFSLAACGGKTETTSAPAAPADGNKPAASAAKPVELLNVSYDPTRELYQDFNKAFGAYWKNKTGQTITFKQSHGGSGSQARSVADGLEADVVTLALQPDIDAIAKTGAIKADWQKAFKNNSSPYTSTIVFLVKKGNPKGIKDWDDLVKPGVQVITPNPKTSGGARWNYIAAWGYAYKKNNNDEAKAQEFVQKLYKNVPVLDSGARDATNTFVQKGIGDLLIAWENEAYLSIKEFGADKYEIVTPSISVLAEPPVAIVDKTVDKKGSREVAQAYLDYLYTDEGQEIAAKNFYRPRNETVAKKYADKFAKVNLFTIDEEPFGGWTKAQAKHFADGGVFDQLYKP; encoded by the coding sequence ATGTCCAGATCAAACCAACCGATCGTCGCCAATTGGAAAAAGTGGTCCGCACTCACCTTGCTTTCGCTTTCATTGTTCAGCCTTGCCGCATGCGGAGGAAAAACCGAGACAACATCCGCACCGGCAGCGCCGGCCGATGGAAACAAACCCGCTGCATCCGCCGCCAAACCGGTGGAGCTTCTAAACGTATCGTACGATCCGACCCGTGAGCTTTATCAGGATTTCAACAAAGCGTTCGGCGCTTATTGGAAAAATAAAACCGGTCAAACCATAACGTTCAAGCAATCGCACGGAGGTTCGGGAAGCCAGGCCCGTTCGGTAGCCGACGGTCTGGAAGCCGACGTCGTCACGTTGGCGCTGCAGCCGGACATCGACGCGATCGCCAAAACCGGTGCCATCAAAGCCGATTGGCAGAAAGCTTTTAAAAACAACAGCTCGCCTTATACTTCAACGATCGTTTTCCTTGTGAAAAAGGGCAATCCGAAGGGCATAAAAGACTGGGACGATCTGGTCAAGCCCGGAGTGCAGGTCATCACGCCGAACCCGAAAACGTCCGGCGGCGCGCGCTGGAACTACATTGCAGCATGGGGCTACGCCTACAAGAAAAACAACAACGACGAGGCAAAGGCGCAGGAGTTCGTGCAAAAGCTGTACAAAAACGTGCCGGTGCTGGACAGCGGTGCGCGGGATGCGACCAACACGTTCGTGCAAAAAGGAATTGGCGACCTCCTGATCGCCTGGGAAAACGAAGCTTATTTGTCCATTAAAGAGTTCGGCGCGGACAAATACGAAATCGTCACGCCGTCGATCAGCGTGCTTGCAGAACCTCCCGTAGCGATCGTCGACAAAACCGTAGATAAAAAAGGTTCGCGCGAAGTCGCTCAAGCTTACCTGGATTACCTGTATACCGACGAAGGACAGGAAATCGCGGCAAAGAACTTTTACCGCCCAAGAAACGAGACGGTAGCGAAAAAATACGCCGATAAGTTTGCCAAGGTGAACCTGTTCACGATCGACGAAGAACCGTTTGGCGGCTGGACGAAGGCACAGGCGAAACACTTCGCCGACGGCGGCGTGTTTGACCAATTATATAAGCCGTAA
- a CDS encoding Fur family transcriptional regulator, whose translation MGAHSHETQDTIKEIIAAMANKGWRITDQRRSLATLFAEATGYLSPKDVYEYMRQKYPGVSFDTVYRNLRLLSEMGVLEQFYLNEGVKFRARCHSHHHHHLICLQCEKTVSFEFCPMKDVPHLPENFQVVNHRFEIFGYCSDCSPKA comes from the coding sequence ATGGGAGCGCATTCGCATGAAACGCAAGATACGATAAAAGAGATCATTGCCGCCATGGCGAACAAAGGCTGGCGGATCACCGACCAGCGCCGAAGCTTGGCGACGCTGTTTGCCGAAGCGACCGGTTATTTATCGCCCAAAGACGTCTATGAATATATGCGTCAGAAGTACCCCGGCGTCAGCTTCGATACGGTGTACCGGAACCTGCGTTTGCTGAGCGAAATGGGCGTGCTCGAGCAGTTTTATTTGAACGAGGGCGTCAAATTCCGCGCCCGCTGCCACTCGCATCATCACCATCACCTGATCTGTCTGCAATGCGAGAAGACGGTGTCGTTCGAGTTTTGTCCGATGAAGGACGTGCCGCATTTACCGGAAAACTTCCAGGTCGTGAACCACCGTTTCGAGATTTTCGGCTACTGCAGCGACTGCTCGCCCAAAGCATAA